A genomic window from Carassius gibelio isolate Cgi1373 ecotype wild population from Czech Republic chromosome A11, carGib1.2-hapl.c, whole genome shotgun sequence includes:
- the LOC128022478 gene encoding keratin, type I cytoskeletal 19-like — MSLSVRTASSKVPRTVTSKSIITKSQGGVFPQKAHSVYGGSLGGGTRISSTSLQSRIGGFGGGYSAGYGGGYGGGYGGGYGGGFVAGIMPGGCVVNDFQLNEKATMQNLNDRLASYLEKVRSLEAANAILERQIREYYEKKGPIAQRDYSNYWNTIKDLKDKIKNATINNANILLQIDNSKLAADDFRLKYEHEVVMRQSVEADIANLRRLLDHTALTKTDLEMQIKGLEEELLFMKKNHQEELAALRAQLTGTVNVEVDAAPQQDLNKVLEEIRAHYENIIQKHRREQEDWFKNKTAGLNKEVIHSTEIIQTSKSQVTELRNTLQSLEIELQSQLSMKAALENSLADTEARYSALLAGYQNQINMLEAELAQLKASIEQQGREYALLLDIKTRLEQEIATYRSLLENQDIKTQIPAHIITSGGSQSSGGSHIITSGGSQSSGGTKIIKTGGPIQIKQTTSTSHRTY; from the exons ATGTCGCTCTCTGTTCGCACGGCATCCTCCAAAGTTCCCAGGACTGTGACCTCAAAGTCCATTATCACCAAGAGTCAGGGTGGTGTCTTTCCACAGAAAGCCCATAGCGTGTATGGAGGTAGTCTAGGAGGTGGCACCCGCATCTCCTCCACCTCACTGCAGTCCAGAATTGGAGGATTTGGTGGAGGATACAGTGCAGGATATGGTGGAGGATACGGTGGAGGATATGGTGGAGGTTATGGTGGAGGATTTGTAGCAGGTATAATGCCTGGAGGCTGTGTTGTAAACGACTTTCAGCTGAATGAGAAGGCCACCATGCAGAACCTGAACGACCGTCTGGCGTCCTACCTGGAGAAGGTGCGCTCACTGGAGGCTGCCAATGCCATCCTGGAGAGGCAGATCCGCGAGTACTATGAGAAGAAAGGGCCGATCGCACAGAGGGACTACAGCAACTACTGGAACACCATCAAGGACCTGAAAGACAAG ATTAAAAATGCTACCATCAACAACGCCAACATCCTCCTGCAGATCGACAACTCTAAACTGGCTGCTGATGACTTCAGGCTGAA ATATGAGCATGAGGTGGTGATGCGGCAGTCTGTGGAGGCTGACATCGCTAACCTGCGCCGCTTGCTGGACCACACAGCCCTGACAAAGACTGACCTGGAGATGCAGATCAAGGGTCTGGAAGAAGAGCTGCTATTTATGAAGAAGAACCACCAGGAG GAGCTGGCTGCACTGAGGGCACAGCTGACAGGCACAGTGAACGTAGAGGTCGATGCTGCTCCTCAGCAAGATCTGAACAAGGTTCTGGAGGAGATTCGTGCTCATTACGAGAACATCATTCAGAAACACCGCAGGGAACAGGAAGACTGGTTTAAAAACAAG ACGGCAGGATTGAACAAAGAGGTGATCCACAGCACAGAGATCATACAGACGTCCAAGTCACAGGTCACTGAGCTGCGAAACACCTTACAGAGTCTGGAGATCGAGCTACAGTCTCAGCTCAGCATG AAAGCAGCACTGGAAAACTCACTGGCAGACACAGAAGCTAGGTACAGTGCTTTGCTAGCAGGCTACCAGAACCAAATTAACATGCTGGAAGCCGAGTTGGCTCAGTTGAAAGCTAGCATTGAGCAACAGGGACGAGAATACGCCTTGTTGCTGGACATCAAGACTCGTCTGGAGCAGGAGATCGCCACCTACAGGAGCCTCCTGGAAAATCAAGACATTAA AACTCAAATTCCAG CCCACATTATCACATCTGGTGGATCTCAGTCCTCTGGTGGGTCCCACATTATCACATCTGGTGGATCTCAGTCCTCTGGTGGTACCAAGATTATCAAAACTGGAGGACCAATCCAAATAAAGCAAACCACCTCCACTTCACACCGTACTTACTAA